The nucleotide window GTCAAACCCTGAGGAGTCCTCTGTGTCTCAGCTGACAGCCAGTTTGCCGTTTGCAGGACACCATGTCTGACAGGAAAGCAGTCATCAAGAATGCTGACATGTCTGAGGAGATGCAGCAGGATGCTGTGGAGTGTGCCACCCAGGCCCTGGAGAAGTACAACATCGAGAAGGACATAGCTGCTTACATCAAGAAGGTAATGAGATATCTTCAGCTGAGTACAGAAGGACTGAAATAGTGAAATTTTAACCAATTCAAGTGgtgaaatgtcaaatgaatgagACATCAATATTGGGTGAGTTCTTGTTTGAAATTTCAAGGTTAGGATACATGCACTgtaatgtatatgcatgtgtcaAGGAAAGATGGATCACCTTTTTATGTACTGTTTAATATACAAGAAAAAGTTTTGAACTTGTGTCCTGGAGACATGGAATTATGTGCCTGATGTAGCTTGACCTGACAATTCTCCAGTGTAATTGGAGCTGAAAATTTGTTGATCTGCCTGGTTGGGCACAGTGTTTATCGGAAGAGAGAAGAGTAATGCATTCTCAGTATCATCTTCAGAAGCCAGCATACCAtctgcttgtttttcctttgtcGGAATGGATTGCCTGGTAATTGTGAGTGTTCCATTTGTCATGTGGACTAATTCATACATCCTCAGAATGACAGCAAATAAGCAGTTTAAAAGTGAGTTACATAATGACCTCTTACCCAGCATttcatacaaatgttttaaagcgctgcttttgtgttttgctttccCAGGAGTTTGACAAGAAGTACAATCCCACTTGgcactgcattgtgggtagaAATTTTGGCAGCTATGTGACCCATGAGACCAAGCATTTCATCTACTTCTATCTGGGTCAGGTGGCCATTCTTCTGTTCAAGTCTGGGTGAAGAAAATACATGCAGCTGTTCATCAAATCAAGCCTTCAAATTCAACTGACCAGTAATAAGACTGACTCAGCAGATGTCATAAATTTTGGTGCAGGGACCTGTATGTTCTGTGCTGCTCTCCACTTTGTCCTCTTTGGTAGAAACGGTCATGTAAAAACttacttgtatttattt belongs to Megalops cyprinoides isolate fMegCyp1 chromosome 5, fMegCyp1.pri, whole genome shotgun sequence and includes:
- the dynll1 gene encoding dynein light chain 1, cytoplasmic, whose protein sequence is MSDRKAVIKNADMSEEMQQDAVECATQALEKYNIEKDIAAYIKKEFDKKYNPTWHCIVGRNFGSYVTHETKHFIYFYLGQVAILLFKSG